The Glycine soja cultivar W05 chromosome 4, ASM419377v2, whole genome shotgun sequence genomic sequence ccAAACCGCGGATTGGGTAATGGATTTTATATTTCAGACTACTCAACTCAATGATATAcattacttttttaataataataataatatacacaaaatcaaaattcaattttattttactatccaACAAACTGCATTGTtgcttttagttttattttatatcactaTTGTCAAGTGGTGAAGTACTTCAGATGATAAATACCCTCaaagtgataaaatatattatatcttgAACAAATTGACTATGAACATAAAGAATGTTAGTTATACAaaacaattcaattttaaaaaaaaaaatcccatttAAGATTAGTACATacttattattcaattttttgtttttcacaatttatttaaatttaaactttccaaaataaaattatttttaaaatactgtAACATAATTAACCTAATCCAACTCATTCATGACTAAATTGATTTGAGTTGGGTTCGGTAAAAAATTTCTCAAATCCAACTCAATccaatccaattttttttttattgggttGGATGTTGAGTTTAGCCAAACTCAATCCAACTCAACTTGTGTACACacttacttttaattttctaGCTATCAACTAAATTTTGGTTATCTATcgttatcttttaattttatacaaagTTCAAAAAACAAATGTTGTATTAAAACCAcaattttaattgtataaatttaacaaatacCTTATGTTATAAATCAATATAGGTATAGTACAATTTATGAAATGAGACACTTCCACTCCATTTATTACACCAATTCTCACCTAAATCGTTCTTATTTCCATCCCCGGTTCCTATTGGGGGTAGAAAATATCTTTATCTATATTGGGGTTGAATTTCCCCACCTCATTTATCACTCACCTTCACAATTCAAAGTTTGCATTTTTGTGCTTGCTTTTGTCATATCTACAATTGCAACTAACTTTACTGCATACATAGCTTCTTCCAACAATGTTGGTTTGTGTAATTGTTTGCAATCATTATCTATGACAATCTTGCATATCTAAAAGGGATAATAGAATTCTAAAACACGGAGCAAGTTTTCAAAGttcaacaaaaatcaaatagcaATATGATAAAAGCAGTCCATGTAGCAATATATTAAGTACAATGACTATGTGAATAACAAGCCAGACAATATAAGAAAGCATGCACTCTTCCATTAAGATACTAATTTAGAAAACATTAATTCAACTTaggcaaattaaataaaagtaagtATAGTGCAACCTGACTAAGAGAAAGGCAAATCTTCATGAATCTCCTGGGTTTAATCTGTGGAGAAAGCAAAAGTGAGCAAAGACATTGTTGCACAACTAGGTCTTTATCCAATATTGTAAAACTTAGATTGGATCGACCAAATACTAAACCTTTGAATGGTGTAGTCAAGCCAACGAATTGGATATGCTCATAAATTGATGTTGACAtcattaaattgaataaaaattgaattgaatcaACCCAACTCAATAACCCCATTTATAAGTGGCCTTATTACAAAGTAAAgaaacacacaaaaaatgaaaagacaaaaaaatggaaattgcTTGAGCAATAGGAACAAACGATCTGCATCTAAAgggaacaagagaaagaaataataatggATGATAGAATGTgataaatgaagaaataaaaatgaaccaATAGGATAGGAGAATCACAAGAACGTGACTATATGTTTTATGTGAAATAGAGAAAGGAAATGTAGGGTTACACTAAATGTGATCCTATTGGGCTTTAAAAATTGGATTTGCTAATTTGCGAACGAGAAAACAAAAGTGAACAAAGACATTACTATACAACTAGGGTTTCATCTAGTGTTGTAAAACTCGAAGCAAATTGATCAAGAACAAGACCTATGATTAGTGAGGTCAAACCATTGGATTGGATATGCTCATAAATCAGTGTTAACATGATtaaattggataaaaaaaaatcaaagtaaatCAACCTAACTCAGTGACCTGATTTATAGATAACAAAGTAAAGCAacacacaaaaaatgaaaagaggaaaatagggaaaaagaaacaagaaagaataaaaataaatgaagatcGCAATAACAATGATACCATACAATCTGCATCTAAAAGGAACGCTagaaaaaatgataaaggaGTATAGAatgtgaaaatgaagaaatgaaaatgaaccaaaaaatcacaaaaatgtgTATTGCGGCAAATATATGTTTttcgttaaatagagaaaaaatgtaGGGTTACACTAAATGTGGGCCTATTGGGCttacaaattttgattttttaacttGAAAGATTTGCACAATAACCGTGCACCGTTATAATAAATAGTAGTTATGTAGTTGTAAACTCTTAATGTTGGAATCAAACTTCTAACTAGACACTAGagataatatttattcaattagtGACTCACTAGTTCCACTATTGACCCAATAACCTAGTCCCTTGATTAAGTTAATGATCAATTCAAGTTTTATAACACTAGTTTCATCTAAATTAGCTCACATATTTGGTTATATACATgatgattttgtaatttcatcCTTAGCAAGGTAGGTATAGGCAGATCAATATGCCTATCCTCGTCCACAACCCTAGCTTAGGCTGGAAAAAATTTGATTCCAACTTTGATTAAAGTGAGTTTTTCTTATCATAGTTCAAATGAGTTCAAATAGGTACAAGGTACCCACAACTATAGGTCAATTTGTTCGTCATGCCTAATTTCAAATgtgattttaagaaattaaaagttatagATTCTTTATCTTAAATACAGTTTCTTATTTTCAACGAGTTTCTCAACACACACTATTAAtgcatgtttatttattatgacaaaattaatgaaattcacATTCACTATATGAGTTTATTTTACATGTATAGTTTACTAGAAAGATTTACTAGATTCAATCAAAAGACCTTACTCTTAATTATATAGTCAactttttttcctcttcctttCTTGCCATGTGATTTCATTGTACAGTTACCTTAAAAAagcattattaattataataatattaaaatgtattcaaatatataaaacaaacaaataatagggaaaaaaataaaaattttattaatttaaaaattgaaagaaaagaaacttagtTCAGAcaataaagatgaaaatgtgcaaaatgaatatatatatatatattgatttcttattgttattttgcatataaaatttatttaaatatgtttttaattttataaatatgattttaaagattaatctatcttcaatattttgttttaagactattgagtaaataaaaattatttatttatacttcCTAAAAAGTACTTagatgatataataaaaattagagtTGTTAAAATAGGTTGGAATCGATGAATCAAGCCatgttgaatataaaaaaaaagtgacccTTACAAAAGCATATCAATATGGCCCGACATCAAGTCAAGTTAGGCTACAAAAACATAACCCCAAATTCGACCCCATCTATTTTGGTTccatattatttcaattattttttaaaatttatatatttagataaaaataaaagtaaaatggaTATGATCCATATAGAATCTGGGTCAGGATGACCTAACTCATTTTTCACGTTTGCCCTGCAAGGCTGGAATGAAGGTCCCATTTTACcagttataataaaaatatattatgtatttcatttgagtgcataaaaaaaagagtaattttaaaaattataatatttgtaagATTAATATTTCATGTCTAATAATAACttgcatatataaataataaattatattaaaactttattttataaaagataagaaatttaCCAAACAATATATATCCTACTTAATTAagtgtaataaataaaatattaagaaaacagcataaataaaaattataacaaaagtggttttttctttctatttttagttataattctattttatattaaataattaaattaaaataaaataaccaaaattatattttagtctaataaaaatattaggaaATCAGCATAAATCATAAACCACAGTGCGTGGATATGGGGAATGCGCGTGTCTTCTCCTCATTCGAAGTTTGCTGTGCATAGATATGGCAAAACCGCGCTTTTTGGTTTCGACGATTCCTGTGTCTGTCAGGTAACACACTCTTCCTCTTCTCAAATCAAAACCAATCCTTGCTCAGTCCTTTCTCATTTTCCCATCGCTATTCTTTCTGATTCATTTTCAGTACTTCGTACCATCTATTTGTTTCCTTCGCCTCATTTTTCATttcgtttttttattttttataattcgaCTTCAAATTGTAGTACAACTCCCGTGAAGTTAGAATTAGAGTGAATGCTAAGTTGAACTCACTAGCAGGATCAAACATGTTGATATAAAGGTTTAGGTTGTTTTCATTAGTTGGTCTTGTTATAAGTCACAATAATATGTTCTTGCTCTGATTTTGGAATGGAATAAACTTCCTTTTTACTTAAAACATTTTTCCTCGCTCTCAAAAGCAGGGCTGAGTGGGTGTGCAATGTTATAAGGGTTTCTGAATTCTGATTGCTGCTCCTTCAAAATTAAAGATCATGTTCTCTCAAGAGTCAAGACTATGTTTGGCTTCCAGTTTGAAATGCTTACACAATCATGGCTGTATCTAATCTTTGTGTTTTtatataaacatcaatgtcCATTGAAGCACAACCATTTGTAATCATTTCTCCATCTGCCAAATAGTTCACATTTTAGAGATTTTGTTTGTAGCCACTCTAGCTTGGGAAAGTCATTCTCGTTATTGGTCATTGTCTTACCTTTTTACCCCATGATGCTTGTATGTGGCATTGGTACCTTATCACTTAGCTCAGACAAGTGCCTAAGAAATGCGTGAATCAATTCAAACACAGTATTCTTTTCTATGAGGTACCAGCACCACCAGCTATCAGTTAACTTATCAAAATTTTCTCTTCCAAACTCTTGATTACGAGCCTTGAAAGATTTTGCATGCAAAAGATGCCACCGGTTATCATTCCCGGGCAGAATAGCAAGTCCTTTGTCAGTGTTAGACTAGACATACAGAAACAAGTTGAGTGTAGAATTTCCCGTGCAGTTTTCAGCTTGGTTCCTAGGCACATTCATGGCAAACTATGCTTTGGTGGTACAAAAGTTGAACCTCTAGTAAAAATCAGGCACACATTCTGCCCTAGCAGGATAAGAGTTGccgaagaatatcaagaaggtttgtctgatgaagatgatgatctctGTCCCGTCGAATGTGTAAGAGAATTCACCACTGATGAAGAGTTCAGCAAAATTCTGGACAAGGCTAAAGAAACTGGATCTTTGGTGGTGGTAGATTTCTTTCGCACCTCTTGTGGAAGCTGCAAGTATATAGAGCAGGGTTTTGCAAAACTGTGCAAGAAATCTGGTGATCATGAAGCTCCAGTAATCTTTCTAAAGCATAATGTAAGCATGCTATCTGTATAGCTCCTCTATATTTCAGACAATATTTATGTTTCTATTTCCTGTATAACAGTTTTCTTATGAGATTATTTTCATAGACAGTGTAaagatttttaaattagaaatcattctatgtatgacttttaaagtaattattataaaagtcaacaaacttatcatatatgacAATCTATGATTAAATGAGACAATGTAAACAACTCTTACATTGTTATCAAACTGCAGTCTCTCTTCAGCTTTTATTTGACCAAATAGTACATATAATGACAGTGTAAATAATCCATATACTATTATTCAATTACAAACTGTTATGTATGGTAAAATTatcaacttttataataataatcttaaatTCATATTAATGATGATTTCTTATTAGTTGATAGTGTAAAATTGTTTACAATGGAAgtggataaaaattaaactctttatttattattagtttctaTATAAATATAAGGACTTAAATATTAAGTCTATCAGGAACAACATATATATGCTCATCCCTTCTCCTCTGTTTTACAAAGTTCTCTTTAAGCTGTGGTGAAGAAAGTCATGATCAACTAATATTTACTTTATCACTGCCTCTCAAACTAGAGGTTTTATTTGGTTACTTTCTCATTGAGCATGTCAATAAAAGTTTGTCTATAGAGACCCTTATTACGCTATTGCTTGCAGGTAATGGATGAGTATGACGAGCAATCCGAGGTTGCTGACCGACTTAGAATCAGGGTATTTCTCTTCTATTCTCTTGATTACTATTTACTGAGTATCAAATGAAACTTAATCTGTATAAAACTGACCTACCTCCCTTGGAGACAGCTAAGTATCAGCCATCAGGTTAATCTAAATGTTTGTTGTCCAACTTGTCTTCAATGTTCCGTGGTTAGTCTTCATTTGCATGATTTCTCTAGTTTACTCTAATTAACTGGTGCACATGCCATTTTCGTTTTGGTTCTGGTTTATCTTGTCATTGCTTTTTATGATTATCTCTAAAACTATCTTTACTTTCTTCACCTCTCTTTTATGGTTAATTCCATCTTCTTCCTATCCGCGATATAGATATCGGTTGTGCATCATTTTTGCTACTAGCTACTGCATGTAATCACTACACTTTCTAGTATTCATGCTTTATGATATGTTGAATATGAAGCGGAAACAAACTGATGCAGGCCGTGCCTCTTTTCCACTTCTACAAAGATGGGGTCCTGTTGGAAGCATTCCCAACCAGAGACAAAGATAGGATTCTTGCAGCTATTCTCAAGTACTCATCTCTTGAAGCTGAAGATATCTTAGGTTAACATCAAGAGATGGGGTCATGGCACCCTCGGGGACTGTTGTGCACTGCAGggaaattagtaaatttttgtACGTGACAAAGTTCATTAAACAGCATGTTGtatacacaaaataaaatactttagtCCTGTCAGCCTAATTCACTTTGTTAGGATAGGAtattttcttgcaaaatatcTAGTGAAGAGTTTAATGTACACTACGATACGCCTTCTCTTTCTCCAGAggtcataaataaaattttcattctgCTTATTTGTTACGTCTTATATACAACCAAAATGCTTGCAGATACTTGTAAAGGAGCCGGGCACGGGCAATGGGATTCAAAACTAAGTCGAGTGTAtgtaagtttaattttattgaacacccaaactatttttatttcttatttccttgcaggatttttttaaaaaaaaataaaaaatcttcgcTTAGTTGGGAATTTATATAGCTGACATTTTTCCCCTCTTCGTTTCTTaccatttgatttttatttgtaCAGTTCCACTTCTACGTGCCATCTCCACTTAAAATTCCTTTTACGTTATGCTTTTCAAATCTTTGTATAGCGGACAAACTGCATATTTTTGCAGCCGAAGAATGTGATAGTTATTGTACTGTGAAGTCAATATAGACACAAATGTTGCCAAATGCTTGTATTGAAATCGACCTCACTCGGGCACAAGTTGTTATTCGTGTCTCTGAGGGGTGTCACTTCAATAACACTAACACCTGAACATCCATCTCCTCCACTGTCTCTCATCATACCCCTCACCCTTGCTACATCATCCCACCTCCCAACAATCGCATAAAGATTTGACATTAATACATAAAATCCACCGTTTTTgtaattcaataaaaacaaatttttggcCAAGCTTTACTTCCTGTTGAATCCAACAAGCACTTAGCAATGCTACCCAGACAGCAGAATCAGGCCGAATTTCCATGTTGTTAATAATATCAATTGCTTCCTTGAACAACCCTGCCCGACCCAAGAGGCCAACTAGGCAAGCATAATGCTGCAAAGTTGGCATCAAACCATACTCTTCTCTCATGATACGAAAGTATTCCATTCCTGCATAGACAAGTCCTCCATGGGTGCAAGCTGCTAAAACTCCCAAGAAAGTGATTTTATCAGGTTCTAGTCCTTGTTCTTGTAGTTTAGAAAAACAACTGAAAGCTTTGTGTTCAAGTCCATATAAACTGTGACCCAATATGATGGAGTTCCATGTTGCCAAACATGGATCATTGATGCtataaaacttcgtaccccattgtccagaggctcttcgctatgcgaaggtatgggggagggatgttgtacgcagccttacccttgcatatgcaaagaggctgtttccggattcgaacccatgaccaacaagtcaccaaggcacaactttaccgctgcaccagggctcgccctcggATCATTGATGCTATAAAATACCTTTTCAGCATAATCTAATCTTCCACACTTAGTATACATATCTATTAGAGCAGTTACTGTAAAATCTTCCACTTTCAAATTGTTTCTAAGGATATAACCATGAAGTGTCTCTCCAATCTGCAAGTACCCAAGCTGGCAACACCCCGATAGTAGACTAGTGATAGTAATTGCATCTGGTTTTTGTCCACACATGTTCATTTGGAAGAACAACTCCATGGCATCACTTGAATTTCCAGCCTGAACACAGCCAGATATCACAGAATTCCAAGTGATCAATGGTTTTTCTCTCCTGTCAAAAAACAAAGACAAAGCAGCTTGTATCTCATCAAATCTTGAATACGTGCTTATTAACCCATTTGCAACTAAGCAATCATTATTCAGCCCACTCTTCAATCCATAACCATGGAAAGCACATCCAATAGCAAAATGAGAAGGATCACTAATTCCATGAAGGACTCTAATCAAGGCAACTGCATCTGGTTTTATGTCTAACTGCACAGTTTGGATAAAACCCTGAACCACAGATTCTACCTCGCCTTTTTCAGAATAGCTAGAGATTATCCCAGTTAATGAAATCAGGTCTTTTGTGGGATAATATTCGTAAATCAATTTCGCCATATCAGTGAACCCTTGCTATTGATATAGACAAACTAGTGAGGTAACAACAGAAGCATCACTGGTGAAGCCACATTTGATAATATAGCAATGGACAGTTTCTGCAACTGCATCAGCTGACATAAGTTTCATCATTGTCACTGGACTGGGTAGCAAACCTTCCTTCAGCATCTCTTTAAAGCACAACACTGCCTTGTCCTCAAAACCATTTTGGCCATAGGCACCAATCATGGTATTCCAAGAGATAACATTTTTCTCACCCATCTCTTCAAATAAGAGTTGAGATGCTTGTAAGTCATCACATTAAGCATACATCGAGTTAAGTGAATTACTCAACTGAGGATCCAAACCAAGGCCAGCTTTGATTCCAAACGCGTGAACAGATCTACTTTGAAGGAAAAGTTCACGGTGACCACAAGATGGTAACAAACTAGCAATTGTTATTTGGTTAG encodes the following:
- the LOC114408703 gene encoding thioredoxin-like 4, chloroplastic isoform X1 is translated as MQKMPPVIIPGQNSKSFVSVRLDIQKQVECRISRAVFSLVPRHIHGKLCFGGTKVEPLVKIRHTFCPSRIRVAEEYQEGLSDEDDDLCPVECVREFTTDEEFSKILDKAKETGSLVVVDFFRTSCGSCKYIEQGFAKLCKKSGDHEAPVIFLKHNVMDEYDEQSEVADRLRIRAVPLFHFYKDGVLLEAFPTRDKDRILAAILKYSSLEAEDILG
- the LOC114408703 gene encoding thioredoxin-like 4, chloroplastic isoform X2, which gives rise to MQKMPPVIIPGQNSKSFVSVRLDIQKQVECRISRAVFSLVPRHIHGKLCFGGTKVEPLVKIRHTFCPSRIRVAEEYQEGLSDEDDDLCPVECVREFTTDEEFSKILDKAKETGSLVVVDFFRTSCGSCKYIEQGFAKLCKKSGDHEAPVIFLKHNVMDEYDEQSEVADRLRIRRKQTDAGRASFPLLQRWGPVGSIPNQRQR
- the LOC114408704 gene encoding pentatricopeptide repeat-containing protein At2g04860-like, yielding MKPNLSLFHSLFHDASCALLIFRQLLQSNANPNHLTFSLLIKAFLSSSSFSRGSPTTRIQVNQIPTQLLKRGIDQFLYVNTALIDFYMKLGFTTHARQLFEDLPSTDVVSWNVLICGYTQNGHPHDALQLFVHMLRESFRPNQITIASLLPSCGHRELFLQSRSVHAFGIKAGLGLDPQLKMGEKNVISWNTMIGAYGQNGFEDKAVLCFKEMLKEGLLPSPVTMMKLMSADAVAETVHCYIIKCGFTSDASVQGFTDMAKLIYEYYPTKDLISLTGIISSYSEKGEVESVVQGFIQTVQLDIKPDAVALIRVLHGISDPSHFAIGCAFHGYGLKSGLNNDCLVANGLISTYSRFDEIQAALSLFFDRREKPLITWNSVISGCVQAGNSSDAMELFFQMNMCGQKPDAITITSLLSGCCQLGYLQIGETLHGYILRNNLKVEDFTVTALIDMYTKCGRLDYAEKVFYSINDPRASPGAAVKLCLGDLLVMGSNPETASLHMQGLYGLEHKAFSCFSKLQEQGLEPDKITFLGVLAACTHGGLVYAGMEYFRIMREEYGLMPTLQHYACLVGLLGRAGLFKEAIDIINNMEIRPDSAVWVALLSACWIQQEVKLGQKFVFIELQKRWILCINVKSLCDCWEVG